Proteins from a single region of Hordeum vulgare subsp. vulgare chromosome 6H, MorexV3_pseudomolecules_assembly, whole genome shotgun sequence:
- the LOC123405749 gene encoding 2-hydroxy-palmitic acid dioxygenase mpo1-like, whose protein sequence is MASGGGSGGSGFLNLERHFTFYGAYHSNPVNVFIHTLFIWPIFLTALLLLHLTAPFPRAAAVFTAVYGAFYASLDRRSGSLVTVLCRLFWGARSARLGFSLGWPLLASSFD, encoded by the coding sequence ATGGCTagtggcggcggcagcggcggtaGCGGGTTCCTCAACCTGGAGCGGCACTTCACCTTCTACGGCGCGTACCACAGCAACCCGGTCAACGTCTTCATCCATACGCTCTTCATCTGGCCCATCTTCCTCACGGCCCTCCTGCTCCTCCACCTCACCGCCCCATTCCCGCGCGCCGCCGCGGTCTTCACCGCCGTCTATGGGGCCTTCTATGCCTCCCTCGACCGTCGCTCCGGCTCCCTCGTCACCGTCCTCTGCCGCCTCTTCTGGGGCGCCCGCTCCGCCCGCCTCGGCTTCTCCCTCGGATGGCCACTCTTGGCTTCTTCCTTTGATTGA